One genomic region from Bacillus sp. SLBN-46 encodes:
- a CDS encoding MATE family efflux transporter — translation MKEHTNKFQEQSLFSISWPLFIELALHMGMGIIATFMLSHFSDTAAAGVGVANQLLNIFILVFTVTSIGATVLISQNLGAGRLKNARQLSRSVFGLNFWFGITISIIVFLFGEHLLLLFDIHGKVFDYGLTFVRICGISLFFESISLALSAVLRSHGYTKESMFVTVAMDLISIGGNILALSGIFGLPITGVTGVSWAIVAARFYAVCALIYLVYNRLSLKLEIRDIFHAKKEDIKGLLSIGIPSAGENLSYQLSQLIITSFVVSMGTSSLAARVYILNINMVCFLFTLAIAQGTQLLVARYIGGKQFNRALQRGIRTLKIAMVASLVTSLVIALIGSPILETFTKDSSIIAVGLPVLWAIVFVEPGRAMNIVLMSSLKSAGDVRFPVIIGMLSMWGIAVSLSYLFGVHYGLGLLGIWLAQGTDEWLRGCFALRRWLMKPWEHRLKSRVPVQS, via the coding sequence TTGAAAGAACACACAAATAAGTTTCAAGAACAATCACTGTTTAGTATATCGTGGCCACTTTTTATTGAGCTGGCTCTTCATATGGGTATGGGAATCATTGCAACATTTATGTTAAGTCACTTTTCTGATACAGCAGCGGCAGGGGTGGGAGTAGCGAACCAGCTATTAAACATCTTTATCTTAGTCTTCACCGTGACCTCCATTGGAGCTACCGTCTTAATTAGTCAGAACCTTGGCGCAGGTCGGCTTAAGAATGCAAGACAATTATCTCGTTCTGTATTTGGACTCAATTTTTGGTTCGGGATCACCATTTCCATCATCGTCTTTCTGTTTGGAGAACATCTTTTACTCTTATTCGATATTCATGGGAAAGTTTTCGATTATGGGCTTACTTTTGTTCGGATTTGCGGGATCTCCCTCTTTTTTGAATCTATTTCACTCGCATTAAGTGCCGTTTTACGTAGTCACGGCTATACAAAAGAATCCATGTTTGTCACTGTCGCCATGGATCTGATAAGTATCGGAGGGAATATTTTGGCCCTTTCGGGGATTTTCGGTTTACCAATCACTGGTGTAACCGGTGTGTCATGGGCCATCGTTGCAGCAAGATTTTATGCTGTTTGTGCACTGATTTATCTTGTCTATAACCGACTTTCTTTAAAGCTAGAAATACGAGATATTTTTCATGCAAAAAAAGAGGACATAAAAGGACTTCTATCCATTGGTATTCCCTCAGCTGGTGAGAACTTGTCCTATCAATTATCCCAGCTGATAATTACGAGTTTTGTAGTCTCAATGGGAACTTCCTCTTTGGCCGCACGTGTATATATTTTAAATATTAATATGGTTTGTTTTTTATTTACGTTAGCGATTGCTCAAGGCACACAGCTTCTAGTAGCACGCTATATTGGCGGTAAGCAGTTCAACCGTGCACTTCAGCGCGGCATCCGGACATTAAAAATTGCCATGGTCGCCTCACTCGTTACATCATTAGTAATCGCCTTAATCGGATCCCCCATATTAGAGACTTTTACAAAAGATTCGAGCATCATAGCTGTGGGTCTGCCTGTTTTATGGGCCATTGTGTTTGTTGAACCAGGAAGAGCCATGAATATAGTCTTGATGAGTTCATTAAAATCTGCTGGGGATGTCCGATTCCCTGTCATCATCGGAATGCTTTCTATGTGGGGAATTGCCGTTTCACTTAGCTATCTGTTTGGAGTTCATTATGGGTTAGGTCTGTTAGGAATATGGCTTGCTCAAGGTACAGACGAATGGCTGCGCGGTTGTTTTGCTTTAAGGAGATGGCTCATGAAACCGTGGGAGCATAGGCTAAAGAGCAGAGTTCCCGTTCAAAGCTAA
- a CDS encoding EAL domain-containing protein, which translates to MGTKKLNDPTYWKLIFSLIVFSELLDIAVSVFYPSIKFLKIISIIILIGALPIFLLSLKGIEKKDEELRQNKLKLKNIFDTLDVAIWSHDLKSDTLLITPGIEKLYGYSYIDFYKDLNLWKKVIYPEDLEVIEDRGKKLALGETVTSVYRIIRPDGEVRWIQDRGFPTLDSKGEFVDFTSVLFDITDRKESEDRYRSLVEMSPDIIAVVNYEKIEYINEAGWKLVGAQHPEDLIGHSPLKFVPSQIVEAFKVRGNPHEQQKVRLEFKVKKLNGETIDVEMASTPISYEGRFAVQVVGRDITERKRAEATIQNMAFYDTLTGLPNRNRFRHHLNDALNKQEENKMLAVLFLDLDRFKIINDTKGHNTGDIVLQRVADRLEMTVKQEGMVSRQGGDEFIILLEDIDKERAALVAQRILYEFSKPIEVNNQEFFVTPSIGISLYPFDGVDEETLIKNADTAMYQAKERGKNNFRFYSSNLNGNSIRKMELENGLRKALEKNQLTLHYQPQVSLATGEIVGIEALLRWNHPEHGFIAPSEFIPLAEETGLIVPIGKWVLWEACKQRKAWKNAGFKDFPIAVNVSVRQFEDDHFIEYISTILEEVGLQANHLELEITESIMQNLENSTNILNQLKELGVLLSMDDFGTGYSSLSYLKHLPIDKIKIDKSFVDDIIYHSNQGMMVKTIIDMGMNLNFIVIAEGIETEEQLSFLKNNACAIGQGYLFSRPVPADNLEQYLIIGNKKSGITI; encoded by the coding sequence TTGGGAACCAAGAAATTAAATGATCCAACTTATTGGAAACTCATTTTTAGTTTGATCGTTTTTTCAGAGCTGCTTGACATTGCAGTTTCTGTTTTCTATCCATCTATTAAATTCCTAAAGATTATTTCTATTATTATCCTCATCGGAGCACTGCCGATTTTTCTCCTTTCATTAAAAGGAATAGAGAAAAAGGACGAAGAGCTTCGACAAAATAAACTTAAATTAAAAAATATCTTTGATACACTTGATGTTGCTATTTGGTCGCATGATTTAAAATCGGACACGCTACTAATCACCCCAGGTATTGAAAAATTGTATGGGTATTCATATATTGATTTTTACAAAGATTTAAATCTGTGGAAAAAGGTCATTTATCCCGAAGATTTAGAGGTAATTGAAGACAGAGGAAAGAAACTGGCCTTAGGGGAAACCGTTACAAGTGTCTATCGGATTATACGCCCAGATGGAGAAGTCCGCTGGATTCAGGACAGAGGGTTCCCCACATTGGATAGTAAGGGTGAGTTTGTTGACTTTACGAGTGTTTTATTTGATATAACGGATCGAAAAGAAAGTGAAGACCGTTATCGAAGTTTAGTTGAAATGTCTCCAGATATTATTGCTGTCGTTAACTATGAAAAAATTGAATATATTAATGAAGCGGGTTGGAAGTTAGTGGGTGCCCAGCATCCTGAGGATTTGATTGGCCATTCCCCATTAAAGTTTGTCCCGTCACAAATTGTGGAAGCTTTTAAAGTAAGAGGCAATCCACACGAACAGCAAAAGGTCAGACTCGAGTTTAAAGTAAAAAAACTGAATGGAGAGACCATTGATGTAGAAATGGCGTCGACTCCGATTTCCTATGAAGGAAGGTTTGCTGTTCAAGTAGTTGGCAGAGATATTACGGAGCGTAAGAGAGCAGAGGCAACGATCCAAAATATGGCCTTTTATGATACGCTAACAGGGCTGCCAAATCGAAATAGGTTTAGACATCATCTTAACGATGCATTAAACAAGCAGGAAGAAAATAAGATGCTAGCCGTTTTGTTTTTAGATTTAGATCGATTTAAAATTATTAATGACACAAAGGGACATAACACCGGAGATATTGTGCTGCAAAGAGTAGCTGACCGGTTAGAGATGACGGTTAAACAAGAAGGAATGGTCTCTAGACAAGGCGGAGATGAATTTATTATCCTACTTGAAGATATAGATAAAGAGCGGGCTGCACTGGTGGCGCAACGGATTCTTTATGAGTTTTCTAAGCCTATCGAAGTGAATAATCAGGAGTTTTTTGTAACCCCAAGCATCGGTATTAGCTTGTATCCTTTTGATGGTGTAGATGAGGAAACATTAATTAAAAATGCAGATACAGCCATGTATCAAGCAAAAGAACGTGGGAAAAATAATTTCCGTTTCTATTCTTCCAATTTGAATGGTAATTCCATTCGGAAGATGGAGTTAGAAAATGGGCTACGAAAAGCTTTGGAAAAGAACCAACTAACGCTGCATTATCAGCCGCAAGTGTCTTTAGCAACAGGGGAAATTGTAGGGATTGAAGCATTATTGCGTTGGAATCATCCGGAGCATGGATTTATTGCACCTTCAGAATTTATTCCATTAGCAGAGGAAACGGGATTGATTGTTCCGATAGGCAAGTGGGTATTGTGGGAAGCTTGCAAACAAAGGAAAGCCTGGAAAAATGCCGGTTTTAAGGATTTCCCTATTGCGGTGAATGTTTCCGTTCGACAGTTTGAGGATGACCATTTTATTGAATATATCTCAACGATTCTAGAGGAAGTGGGACTTCAAGCGAACCATTTAGAATTAGAAATCACCGAAAGTATCATGCAAAATTTAGAGAACTCAACGAATATTTTAAATCAATTAAAAGAGCTAGGGGTTCTTTTATCGATGGATGACTTTGGAACAGGTTATTCGTCACTAAGTTATTTAAAGCATCTTCCAATCGATAAGATTAAAATCGATAAATCGTTTGTCGATGACATCATTTATCATTCCAATCAAGGAATGATGGTAAAAACCATTATTGATATGGGAATGAATTTAAATTTTATCGTCATTGCTGAAGGGATTGAAACGGAAGAACAGCTTTCGTTTTTAAAGAACAATGCATGTGCAATTGGACAAGGATATTTATTTAGCAGGCCAGTACCAGCTGACAATTTGGAGCAGTATTTAATCATAGGTAATAAAAAGAGTGGCATCACGATTTAA
- a CDS encoding DoxX family protein: MFNKFLRENKIASVILTVLRLYLGYSWFTAGFHKLTGGFDAAGFLKGAIANPVKGPDGAVVFGWYVDFLKHFALPNVDVFNVLVPWGETLIGLGLILGCLTTAAMFFGLVMNFSFFLAGTVSHNPRDIFLGFIILTAGYNAGKIGLDRWVVPFFRKMSNKTASTKKSKATV; the protein is encoded by the coding sequence ATGTTTAACAAATTTTTAAGAGAAAATAAGATTGCATCTGTTATCTTAACAGTCTTACGTTTATACCTCGGCTACTCTTGGTTTACTGCAGGATTTCATAAATTAACTGGCGGATTTGACGCTGCTGGATTCTTAAAAGGAGCCATTGCTAACCCGGTAAAAGGTCCAGATGGCGCAGTCGTTTTTGGCTGGTACGTTGACTTCTTGAAGCACTTTGCTCTTCCAAACGTCGATGTCTTTAACGTTCTTGTTCCTTGGGGCGAAACCTTAATCGGTTTAGGTTTAATCCTGGGATGCTTAACAACTGCCGCTATGTTCTTTGGTCTCGTCATGAACTTCAGCTTCTTCCTAGCTGGCACTGTATCTCACAACCCTAGAGACATCTTCCTTGGCTTCATCATCTTAACTGCTGGCTACAACGCTGGTAAAATCGGTTTAGACCGTTGGGTTGTACCTTTCTTCAGAAAAATGAGCAATAAAACAGCTAGTACTAAAAAATCTAAAGCTACAGTTTAA
- a CDS encoding alpha-glucosidase, with product MNKLWWKEAVAYQIYPRSFMDSNGDGIGDIKGIISKLDYLKELGIDVIWVSPMYQSPNDDNGYDISDYQEIMEEFGTMADFNLLLEETHRRGMKLILDLVINHTSDEHPWFIESRASKENPKRDWYIWRDGKGGKEPNNWESIFGGSAWKYDEQTDQYFMHIFSKKQPDLNWENEEVRKALYEMVNWWLDKGIDGFRVDAISHIKKEDGLEDMPNPEGLQYVSCFDKMMNVDGIHTFLQELKEETFAKYDIMTVGEANGVTVDDVEDVERWVGEKTGKFNMVFQFEHLALWDAEAKKELDIVELKDVLSRWQKGLENKGWNALFIENHDKPRVVSTWGNDKEYWRESATAFGAMYFLMQGTPFIYQGQEIGMTNVQFDSIEDYDDVSAKNMYRIKRADGVPHEEIMEIIWASGRDNSRTPMQWSTEENAGFSTGNPWLKVNPNFKDINVLSQQNDEHSVLNFYKKMIDLKKANEVFTYGTYELLLKDDPQIFAYTRTLNEEKIIVITNLSTQLVEMEGVSLDYHNLLLNNYEVSPHEPLQKLTLKPYEARVYRMK from the coding sequence ATGAATAAATTATGGTGGAAAGAAGCTGTTGCCTATCAGATTTATCCTCGAAGCTTCATGGATTCCAATGGAGACGGGATTGGGGATATCAAGGGCATCATTTCTAAATTAGATTATTTAAAAGAACTAGGGATTGATGTCATTTGGGTAAGTCCGATGTATCAATCACCTAATGACGATAACGGCTACGATATCAGTGATTACCAAGAGATTATGGAAGAGTTCGGAACGATGGCTGATTTTAATCTTCTTTTAGAGGAAACACATCGCCGTGGGATGAAACTTATCCTTGATCTAGTCATTAACCATACGAGTGATGAACATCCTTGGTTTATCGAATCCCGTGCGTCTAAAGAAAATCCAAAACGTGATTGGTATATCTGGCGTGATGGAAAAGGCGGGAAAGAACCGAATAACTGGGAAAGCATTTTTGGTGGTTCAGCCTGGAAATATGATGAACAAACCGATCAGTATTTCATGCATATTTTTTCAAAAAAGCAGCCAGACCTTAACTGGGAAAATGAAGAGGTCCGGAAGGCGCTGTATGAAATGGTAAACTGGTGGCTTGATAAGGGAATCGATGGTTTCCGTGTCGATGCAATCAGCCACATTAAAAAGGAAGATGGCCTAGAGGATATGCCAAATCCTGAAGGGCTCCAATATGTCTCTTGCTTCGATAAAATGATGAATGTGGACGGAATTCATACGTTTTTGCAGGAGTTAAAGGAAGAGACGTTTGCTAAATATGATATTATGACTGTCGGTGAGGCGAACGGAGTAACTGTTGATGACGTGGAAGATGTGGAGCGTTGGGTTGGTGAAAAGACAGGGAAGTTCAATATGGTCTTTCAATTTGAGCATCTAGCACTATGGGATGCCGAAGCGAAAAAAGAGTTGGATATTGTGGAGCTTAAGGATGTATTGTCTCGATGGCAAAAAGGCTTGGAAAATAAGGGCTGGAACGCTTTGTTCATCGAGAACCACGACAAGCCACGTGTAGTATCCACTTGGGGGAATGACAAGGAATATTGGCGTGAGAGTGCAACAGCGTTCGGAGCAATGTATTTTCTCATGCAGGGTACTCCGTTCATCTATCAGGGGCAAGAAATCGGCATGACAAATGTCCAATTTGATTCCATAGAGGATTACGACGATGTATCTGCAAAGAATATGTACCGTATCAAGCGGGCCGATGGTGTTCCGCATGAAGAGATCATGGAGATTATTTGGGCATCAGGCCGTGATAACTCGCGAACTCCGATGCAATGGTCAACGGAGGAGAATGCTGGTTTCAGCACAGGGAATCCTTGGTTGAAGGTTAATCCGAATTTTAAAGACATCAATGTCTTGTCGCAACAAAACGACGAACATTCTGTTTTAAACTTCTATAAGAAGATGATTGATCTAAAGAAAGCAAACGAAGTATTTACTTATGGTACGTATGAATTGCTTTTGAAGGATGATCCTCAAATTTTTGCCTATACAAGGACGTTAAATGAGGAAAAGATTATAGTAATAACTAATCTTTCTACACAGCTTGTAGAGATGGAAGGGGTTTCCCTCGACTATCATAACTTGCTGCTAAACAATTATGAAGTATCACCACATGAACCACTTCAAAAATTGACATTAAAGCCTTATGAGGCAAGAGTGTATCGAATGAAATAA
- a CDS encoding LacI family DNA-binding transcriptional regulator produces MVVTIKDVAREANVAPSTVSRVIANNPRISEQTKRRVKEVMEQLGYYPNLQARSLVAKSTQTIGVIMPNSAYHAFRNPFFPEVLRGISMHAHESKYGIYLSTGSTEEEIHEEVLSMVNGRRVDGILLLYSRVNDRTMNYLEEIGFPFAVVGRPSVNEERITYVDNDNIFISKQVTNYLIEHGHTNIAYVGINPDFVVTIDRINGYKLALKEAGLTVNEAYLVNEELVNEQGIDAICSLMKLDAPPTALVTQDDLMAYEIISHLEKLNIRVPEDISIVGFNNLSLSEHSKPPLTSVDIGTFQLGHLATECLIEKIENPETLPKRITIPTKLIERKSCAVKK; encoded by the coding sequence ATGGTGGTTACAATTAAGGATGTGGCAAGGGAAGCAAATGTGGCGCCTTCGACGGTTTCAAGGGTCATTGCTAATAACCCTCGAATAAGTGAACAAACAAAGAGACGTGTGAAAGAAGTGATGGAACAATTAGGGTACTATCCTAATTTGCAAGCACGTAGCTTGGTTGCAAAAAGCACTCAAACCATTGGAGTGATCATGCCGAATTCAGCCTACCATGCCTTTCGAAACCCATTCTTCCCTGAAGTATTAAGAGGAATCAGTATGCATGCTCATGAAAGTAAATACGGTATTTATCTTTCAACTGGGTCAACCGAGGAAGAAATTCACGAGGAAGTCTTGTCCATGGTTAATGGCAGACGTGTCGATGGAATCCTTCTGTTATACTCACGTGTCAATGACCGGACCATGAACTACCTGGAGGAAATCGGCTTTCCTTTTGCTGTAGTGGGTCGTCCAAGCGTGAATGAAGAGAGAATTACGTATGTTGATAATGACAATATTTTTATAAGCAAACAGGTAACCAACTACTTAATTGAACACGGTCATACGAATATTGCTTACGTTGGAATAAATCCAGATTTTGTGGTTACTATTGACCGGATTAATGGATATAAGTTGGCTCTTAAGGAAGCTGGACTTACAGTAAATGAGGCTTATCTCGTTAATGAAGAGTTAGTCAATGAACAAGGGATTGATGCCATTTGTTCTTTGATGAAGCTTGATGCCCCTCCTACAGCATTGGTAACTCAGGATGATTTAATGGCCTATGAAATCATCAGTCATTTAGAAAAATTAAACATCAGAGTGCCTGAAGATATTTCAATTGTTGGCTTTAACAATCTCTCGCTTTCTGAACATTCAAAGCCTCCACTAACTTCTGTGGATATTGGCACATTTCAATTAGGTCATCTGGCTACAGAATGTTTAATAGAGAAAATCGAGAATCCTGAAACGTTGCCAAAGAGAATCACGATTCCAACAAAGCTAATTGAACGTAAGTCGTGCGCGGTGAAAAAATAG
- a CDS encoding carbohydrate ABC transporter permease — protein MGRKYKLPLEILGLLLGLLWLSPFYLMIVNSFKTKREIFSDTLKLPEVFTFDNYVEAFNELTFLKTFMNSLIITVVSVGIIIIFSSMAAYALSRNKSKISTIIFFMFVAAMLIPFQSVMIPLVTIFGKIELLNRSGIIFMYLGFGASLSIFLYHGTLSGIPKSLDEAATIDGANRFQIFWHIIFPMLKPITVTVAILNTIWIWNDYLLPSLVINQEGMETIPLKMFFFFGEYTKQWHLALAGLTIAIIPVIIAYFFAQREIIKGISEGAVK, from the coding sequence ATGGGAAGAAAATATAAATTGCCGCTCGAAATCCTTGGTTTGTTATTAGGTCTGTTATGGCTTTCTCCTTTTTACTTAATGATTGTCAACTCCTTTAAAACAAAGAGGGAGATCTTCTCAGACACATTAAAATTACCAGAAGTATTTACTTTTGATAACTATGTTGAAGCATTTAATGAACTTACCTTCTTAAAAACATTTATGAATTCACTGATTATTACGGTAGTTAGTGTAGGTATCATCATTATTTTCTCGTCTATGGCTGCCTACGCTCTTTCAAGAAATAAAAGCAAAATAAGTACCATTATATTCTTCATGTTTGTTGCAGCGATGTTAATTCCGTTCCAATCCGTTATGATTCCATTAGTGACGATCTTCGGAAAAATAGAACTGCTTAATCGTTCCGGAATTATCTTTATGTATTTAGGCTTTGGTGCGAGTCTTTCCATCTTCCTGTACCATGGTACATTGAGCGGGATCCCAAAATCCTTGGATGAAGCTGCAACCATTGATGGGGCTAATCGTTTCCAAATTTTTTGGCACATTATTTTCCCTATGTTAAAGCCAATTACTGTTACAGTTGCCATATTGAATACCATTTGGATTTGGAATGACTACTTACTTCCATCTCTTGTTATTAACCAAGAAGGAATGGAAACTATTCCATTGAAAATGTTCTTCTTCTTCGGTGAGTATACAAAGCAATGGCACTTAGCACTTGCTGGATTAACGATTGCCATTATTCCAGTAATTATTGCGTACTTCTTTGCACAAAGGGAAATTATTAAAGGTATTTCTGAGGGTGCGGTAAAATAA
- a CDS encoding sugar ABC transporter permease, with translation MRTRELSYWLFLAPVLLALSMVVIIPLLFGVYYSFTDWNGIEVGGFIGFENYINVFKDKEFLDSLWFTVKFTVVSIILINFFGLALALIVTSKIKTSKFLRTIFFMPNLIGGLILGFIWQFIFIKVFAGVGELFGIENLQGWLSTTNTGFWGLVILMSWQMAGYIMVIYISYLEGVPTELIEAAEIDGASSFQRLRFIVFPLVAPAFTVSLFLTLSNTFKLYDQNLSLTGGGPYNSTQMVAMEIFKTAFGESEMAYAQAKAVIFFIIVAAISLTQVYINKKREVEM, from the coding sequence ATGCGTACGCGGGAATTATCATATTGGTTATTTTTAGCCCCAGTTCTATTAGCATTATCTATGGTTGTTATCATTCCATTGCTCTTTGGAGTCTACTATTCATTTACAGACTGGAATGGTATTGAAGTGGGCGGCTTTATAGGCTTCGAGAATTATATTAATGTCTTTAAAGACAAGGAATTCTTAGATTCATTATGGTTTACAGTAAAGTTTACTGTCGTTTCCATTATTTTAATTAACTTCTTTGGTTTAGCCTTAGCACTTATCGTGACATCAAAAATTAAAACAAGTAAGTTCCTACGTACAATCTTCTTCATGCCAAACCTAATTGGTGGTTTGATTCTAGGCTTTATCTGGCAGTTTATTTTTATTAAGGTATTTGCCGGTGTTGGAGAATTGTTTGGAATCGAAAACTTACAAGGATGGCTTTCTACTACAAACACTGGTTTTTGGGGCTTAGTGATCCTAATGAGCTGGCAGATGGCCGGATACATCATGGTAATCTATATTTCTTACTTAGAAGGTGTACCAACAGAGCTGATTGAAGCTGCTGAAATAGATGGCGCTAGTTCATTCCAGCGTCTACGATTTATCGTATTCCCATTAGTTGCTCCTGCGTTTACAGTTAGTTTGTTCTTAACATTATCGAATACTTTCAAGCTTTACGACCAAAACTTATCATTAACAGGCGGTGGGCCTTACAATTCCACGCAAATGGTCGCAATGGAGATATTTAAAACGGCATTTGGTGAAAGTGAAATGGCTTATGCTCAGGCAAAAGCAGTTATCTTCTTTATCATCGTTGCTGCTATTTCCTTAACACAAGTGTACATCAACAAGAAAAGGGAGGTAGAAATGTAA
- a CDS encoding ABC transporter substrate-binding protein, giving the protein MNKKKLFSGIGAGLLSLSLLLTGCGNADKGGGAKEESKGGNVTLDVFQFKVEFKKQFEDAAKKYEAAHKGVNINITTVGGGEDYGAALKSKFASGKEPAIYNIGGPQDVEDWQKKLADLSDTEASKKALKGTLDGVTKDGKVLGLPYNQEGYGFIYNKAVFEKAGIDPKSIKSYADLENAVKTLDSKKKDLGLKAVFALPGKETWVTGLHLSNAFIAPEFDNNVLNAFSAKKVDFKYGDAFKKVLDLQNNYSVQPTVSLDYAQQVEELFSLQKVAMIQQGNWAYGSIAGIDKDFADKSIGLLPIPVEGYKEDAIPVGIPMYWGVNSNKDKATQAEAKKFLDWLYTSDEGKEIVINDFKFIPAYDGFDASKISDPLSKEIYQYAQDGKTIGWTFMGYPTGWGQDQLGVQIQKYLSKEAKWEDVIKTTKEAWEKSRNK; this is encoded by the coding sequence ATGAATAAGAAAAAATTATTTTCTGGAATTGGAGCTGGGCTTCTTTCATTAAGTCTCCTTTTAACAGGCTGTGGTAACGCTGATAAAGGTGGCGGAGCTAAAGAAGAGTCAAAAGGTGGAAATGTAACACTTGATGTATTCCAATTCAAAGTAGAATTCAAAAAGCAATTTGAAGATGCTGCAAAGAAATATGAAGCAGCGCACAAAGGTGTAAATATCAACATCACAACTGTTGGTGGCGGTGAAGATTACGGTGCGGCTTTAAAATCTAAGTTTGCATCAGGTAAAGAGCCAGCAATCTACAACATCGGTGGACCACAAGACGTGGAAGATTGGCAAAAGAAATTAGCTGACCTTTCTGATACAGAAGCTTCTAAAAAGGCATTAAAAGGAACACTTGATGGTGTAACTAAAGATGGTAAAGTTTTAGGTTTACCATACAACCAAGAAGGTTACGGTTTCATCTATAATAAAGCTGTATTCGAAAAAGCTGGCATTGATCCAAAATCAATCAAGAGCTATGCAGACCTTGAAAATGCAGTTAAAACTTTAGATTCAAAGAAGAAAGATCTTGGTCTTAAAGCAGTATTTGCCCTTCCTGGTAAAGAAACTTGGGTAACAGGCCTACACTTATCCAATGCTTTCATTGCTCCTGAATTTGATAACAACGTTCTAAATGCATTCAGTGCAAAGAAAGTTGACTTCAAATATGGTGATGCGTTCAAGAAGGTCCTTGATCTTCAAAACAACTACTCTGTTCAACCAACTGTAAGCCTTGACTATGCTCAACAAGTTGAAGAATTATTCTCACTTCAAAAAGTAGCGATGATTCAACAAGGTAACTGGGCATATGGTTCAATCGCTGGTATCGACAAAGATTTCGCTGATAAGAGCATTGGTTTATTACCAATCCCTGTTGAAGGTTATAAAGAAGATGCCATTCCAGTTGGTATCCCAATGTACTGGGGCGTAAACAGCAACAAAGACAAAGCTACACAAGCTGAAGCTAAGAAATTCTTAGACTGGTTATATACTTCTGACGAAGGTAAAGAAATCGTTATCAACGACTTCAAATTTATCCCTGCTTATGATGGCTTTGATGCATCAAAAATCAGTGATCCACTTTCAAAAGAAATTTATCAATATGCTCAAGATGGCAAGACAATCGGCTGGACATTCATGGGCTACCCAACTGGCTGGGGACAAGATCAACTTGGTGTTCAAATCCAAAAATATTTGAGCAAAGAAGCTAAGTGGGAAGATGTAATAAAAACTACAAAAGAAGCTTGGGAAAAATCAAGAAATAAATAA